In Flavobacterium praedii, the DNA window GTATCGACAAAGCGGTTGAAGCTATTGTTGCAGACCTTGCCAAACAAGCCAAAGTAGTAGGAAGTGATTCTGAAAAAATAAAACAAATTGCTTCTATTTCTGCTAATAATGATGAAGTTATTGGTGAATTAATCGCTAATGCTTTTGCAAAAGTGGGTAAAGAAGGAGTAATCACTGTGGAAGAAGCCAAAGGGACGGATACTTATGTAGATGTTGTGGAAGGAATGCAATTTGACAGAGGATACCTTTCTCCATACTTTGTAACCAATCCAGAAAAAATGGAAGCAGAACTAGAAAGTCCATACATCCTTTTGTATGACAAAAAAGTTTCTTCTCTAAAAGAATTATTGCCAATACTTGAACCAATAGCACAAACAGGAAAACCATTATTAATTATTGCAGAAGATGTTGATGGGGAAGCTTTATCAACTCTTGTAGTAAATAAATTACGTGGAGCCTTGAAAATCGCAGCTGTAAAAGCACCAGGTTTTGGAGACAGAAGAAAAGCAATGCTAGAAGATATCGCTATCTTAACTGGTGGAACTGTAATCTCTGAAGAAAGAGGATACACTTTAGAAAATACTACTCTTGAAATGTTGGGTACTGCAAAAAGAGTAACTATCGACAAAGACAACACTACCATTGTAAGTGGTGCTGGTGAAGCAGATATGATCAAAAATCGTGTGAACCAAATCAAAGGTCAAATGGAAACTACGACTTCTGATTATGACAAAGAAAAATTGCAAGAGCGCTTGGCTAAATTAGCTGGAGGTGTTGCTGTTCTTTATGTTGGTGCTGCTTCTGAAGTAGAAATGAAAGAGAAAAAAGACCGTGTTGACGATGCGCTTCATGCAACTCGCGCAGCAGTTGAAGAAGGAATTGTTGCAGGAGGTGGAGTAGCTTTATTGAGAGCTAAAAATGCACTTAGCGCAATTGTTGCAGATAATGCAGATGAAAAAACAGGAATCCAAATCATTTCTCGTGCAGTAGAATCTCCTTTGAGAACAATTGTAGAAAATGCTGGTCTTGAAGGTTCTGTAGTAGTTGCAAAAGTTTCTGAAGGAACGGGAGATTTTGGATACAATGCCAAAACTGACGAATATGTTGATATGCTAAAAGCTGGAATTATCGATCCTAAAAAAGTAACTCGTATTGCATTAGAAAATGCAGCTTCAGTTGCGGGAATGATATTGACAACTGAGTGTGCATTAATTGACATCAAAGAAGAAAATGCAGGTGGAGCTCACATGGGTGGAGGTATGCCTGGAATGATGTAATATCAGAGTATTAAGATTTTAGTACAATGTATTAAGATCTCTCAATCAAATAAAT includes these proteins:
- the groL gene encoding chaperonin GroEL (60 kDa chaperone family; promotes refolding of misfolded polypeptides especially under stressful conditions; forms two stacked rings of heptamers to form a barrel-shaped 14mer; ends can be capped by GroES; misfolded proteins enter the barrel where they are refolded when GroES binds), translating into MAKDIKFDIEARDGLKRGVDALANAVKVTLGPKGRNVIIGKSFGGPNVTKDGVTVAKEIELKDPLENMGAQMVKEVASKTNDLAGDGTTTATVLAQAIVKEGLKNVAAGANPMDLKRGIDKAVEAIVADLAKQAKVVGSDSEKIKQIASISANNDEVIGELIANAFAKVGKEGVITVEEAKGTDTYVDVVEGMQFDRGYLSPYFVTNPEKMEAELESPYILLYDKKVSSLKELLPILEPIAQTGKPLLIIAEDVDGEALSTLVVNKLRGALKIAAVKAPGFGDRRKAMLEDIAILTGGTVISEERGYTLENTTLEMLGTAKRVTIDKDNTTIVSGAGEADMIKNRVNQIKGQMETTTSDYDKEKLQERLAKLAGGVAVLYVGAASEVEMKEKKDRVDDALHATRAAVEEGIVAGGGVALLRAKNALSAIVADNADEKTGIQIISRAVESPLRTIVENAGLEGSVVVAKVSEGTGDFGYNAKTDEYVDMLKAGIIDPKKVTRIALENAASVAGMILTTECALIDIKEENAGGAHMGGGMPGMM